TGaacataaataaatgaattagctatattttttttatcaaaagactCAGTAACACAAACCGGGAAGTAGAAAGAGAAAAGCCCAGACCATAAGTGTTTGGCACTAAGAAACTTGAGTTGAAAGCAAAGAAagagaaactaaaataattgacatgcaatgaaaacaaaacacaaagaaataaaatgatataagcTAATTTTCAAAGTATAGCTCTGATACTAATTAATGCGaaccaaaaaaaacccacaagCAAGAATGACACAATTCTAAAggctaaaaatcaaatttaataaaaaaatatgatataacaATTACCTTGAACCGAGACACCAATATTATTGGAATATGAATCCCCACCCAATGATTAATGCATTGTGAATAAGAGGTATAAGGAAGAATGACACAAAATCAGTTATATTTTGGTAAGTTCGATTGTTtcttatttaaacaaaaaaaaaacatgttactttatgaaaaatatcaattttattcaataatccaTGACTATAAAACAGATCTAAGTACAAGCTAAATAACCATATTTATACTAGGTAAAAACTTTCTAAACAATTCTagataaatagtaaaaaagtaattgttttaaataaataaaaatcttcaatCAACTAGGAAAATAATGCAATTCCTGCATGGTAGATTTTAGACCTTATTGCAAGACTTTATCAATGTcatattaatatgaaattttaacccaatataAAACAAGATATCTAGAAACTTCTAGTAAAATTTTAGTCCAATCTAACggtcaaatcaaatattatgcTTATTAGTgtaaaattatacaataaaaaatcaacacaaaacTGACTTTAATTCttctaaaaaacatgaaattttttgTAATAGTTGCTACATTTAGTTTCTTTATAGAAAATGAAAGCTCCTATAACATTTTACAGTTAATAACACTAGCTCTTTGTTCCTtatgtgataaaaaatatttataagaaaagaattttggAACATTAAAGGAATCATTATCACATTTACAAACTATGTTGCtgctcattaaagatcttttTAGAACtataaaactctaaaaaataacatgttaaatATCATTGTATCATTAGGATAAgaatcattttcaaataaaaaattcgcAAGTCAAAAAGACTTTTTATTCTATATCATGATATATTTCCAAACTccgattaatttgaaaatttaaattaatgtagAGGAATGCATCTAAAAACTCATGGTAAAGCTTCATCCAAGTCCAATGATAAggatgaaaattataattaataacgTAAAAcaggataaaaaatataactacaCTAGAATCTGGGATAGCATCGAATTCAGGCCCCAGCTGAATCTCATGTTCAAGTCAAGTTTCCTGGCCAAATCCGGGGAATACAGAGCACCGAAATGTTACCTCATTAAATAAACACGTCTTTGCCATCCTAAGGGTATATGATTACTTTCCTGTGAGTTTTAAATCCTTTTCCACTATGTTATTTTATactgaaatgaaaataaattttttttttcatttaataaccaTAATATTTTGTACTGGTTCttgcataattaaaattttcggGTCTGAAAATTCCTTTACAGTTTTTATTGGATTTCGAATCAGattataaacccaaaaaaacttACTGTtaacaaagggaaaaaaaacttaattagagGTTTGCAGTTAATCTATTAGAACCCTTGGAAGTATAGTTTTTAGACCCGGTTCAAGGTTTGGGTTTTAGATTTTGACTGGGTCATTtgggtcaaattttttttaaaaatcaaaatgacatcattttaataataaaaaaaacaaaagtcaacgggttgTAACTTGGTTTTTTGATCGGGTTTTACTGGATCAACCAGATCGCCGGATTacactaggttttttttttcttattttttttttaatccggtTTAATTTCAATTCTAATTCAAAGTAAGTCGAATCCTAAATTAACCTGaattaacctattaaaataAACTGGATTTCAAAACTTAAACGACCTAAAACAATCCCCAAGGGCTAATATTTGTTTCGGAGGCACTTGAAAGGCGCTCGGGAGTAACTTGGATGGTAAATTTTGTACTCATCTACTTCACAATTTGTATACCCAGAGATCCCAAAGATCGCTATATATGTAATTATTAGCTTTGATACCCCGCGTGATGTcgcaaagttattttttttgtataaaaaatattaaaaaaaagtaaaaatttaaaaatcttgggttttctGCAAGaccatacccaagaatcttgggtttgactgcaacgcctgacctaagagtaatatttataatattaataataaaattaaacttgtatgactcaagtttaagtgagcctgactgtAACACCGggcccaagaatattggatgtgggtctgactataaggtcgtgtcataaaagtgtaataattaaatagactaattaaaaaaaaacaaagaaaaaaattcaataggaaggaaaaaactaatgaagaaaaagaaaaagaaaaagaaaataaattaattgggttaaccctttaaagcCAGGTTTAATCCCGTAAAACCTAAGATTCGAgttatgaaagtttaataactaaatagagaaaaaaatgacgagtttacccagaattaactaggttaacccatcaaaccaagttaactcatcaaagcctaggatacgtgtcatgaaagtatgaaagtctaataattaaatagaaaaaaaattagttttaacaaactaaactaaatgaaaaaaatataactcatcaaatcaggtcaacctatcaaactcgagatccgtatcatgaaaatctaataactaaataaaaaaaaatttaacattaacaaactaaatcaaacaaaaaaattcattaaaaaaaattaaaaagaaaaaaaaaagctaatattgtagtaatccatagtgttttttttttttttttttgaaaaaagttacaaagctaagtttttcaaccagatcaatataaagaaaaaacgacaaagactatttttttttataaaaaaaagttaattttgggtaaaataaatgaaaaatttttttttttaaaaaaaggaaaacaaaagtgggaaaaaaaaaacacgtggggaAAAACTAcagtgtttttaaagaaataaacaaaaaaactaaattttcacccagcttaatagtaaaaaataaaatcaacaaaaaataattctaaaaaaaaaaatgtaaaaattgacaattttgaaaaaaaaaaaaaacaaataaaaaaaaaatgtagggaaagctaaagctagattattattcaactcaatattgaaaaaataaattcgataaatataattttttaaaaaaagatgtggggaaacactgtagcaatccatattatttaaaaaaaaaattacaaagctaaattctcaacgaacttaatataaaaataaaataaaatctacaaaaactatttaaaaaaaaagaataaatcaataataaaaagaaaaaaaaaacaatgtatgagaatatttataacaattcacaatgttttaaagaaaaaaactacatagttaaagataatttttgaaaaagaaattaaaaaaaaaaacaaagacaaaaaaattaattttgggtaaaaaaaaaaacatgtaacaaaaaagaaacaaaagcaaaataaaaaataaaaaatggagcTGCTAGAAAAAGCAACGCGTTTTAGACGACATGTGGTTTGTCCGGGCCTCCAAGACCCTGATTTTGGTTATCTCTGAGTTGGCGTGGTCTTTGGGCTAGGTATTGTAGTATGTATCTATTCTTTGTAGGGGACCTGTACACCCCCTTTTTCTTAATGGAACCACCTTCACTTTGTTgactaaaacaaagaaaaaaaaacaaaagactgaAGAGAACTGGCCGGAAACTAATCAGGATGCATTTCTTTAACtcacccttctttttttttttttttcttttttttttttggtgcaaaACATTGGTATATTAAAAGGTGTATGGTTGTGttaataattgtatttttaaagtggttttttgtttagaaatatattaaaataatatatattttttaatttaaaaaagtatttttaacatcatcacattaaaattatataaaaatattaaaaaattattaatttaaaataaaaaataaaaaaatttaaaaccttttaaaaatatctttcaaacacaaaaacaaataaacataaaattgtACAGGCTAGCAACGCTGCTGCAGGCTGATATTGGAAGCTCCTACCATGAAACACCCTCAATTTCCCTGTCGAATGCGTCATCTACAGACAGTAATTCTTAAAATAAAGAGTAATTTTCTATCTCATATTAACTATACGTAATAGTACTCTATATCCCAGCAATGTAAATTCACCATGAAGATTGTAGATCAGAAGCTCATTCTACCTCTACTGAGTTCTGTCTTCCACTTTTTCTAGGTGGATAGAAGACTTAGCAGGAGGGGATTTCTTCTAGCCACTCAGTATTTCTATGGCTACCATTCAATTGAGACCATATCGGATTATAGCTGTCATATTGTCTTGTTAGAATCCTCTCTTTTCCTCTCCATGTGATGCTGTTGGACCACAAAATTGGATGATTTCCTAATCATATCTTCCTTTCTACGATGCACTTCTGTCAGAAGCTGCATTTTGCTTGGCAAATCAGCAAGGAGATTCTCTACTCCAGACTATACTCTACCCAAGGAATGGCTCTATCAAAACGTTATACATATATAATTGAAGTGTAATAATAATGGCTGTATCATAGCATAAATTTATCTTGACAAATGCTACTGATTTTAAGCAATTATTCATCTAATGCATGCCTTTTTGCTGAGAGTGTGATCTCTAATGCCAAATTCTTAATTACTCATGCCTGACATTGTTTGAATAgccaattaaaaacaaaaagattgcTCCTTTTACATTTATTTGAAGACTGTTATTAACAAAAAGAGGCTCCTTGTTGTTTTGCGTAGTCACGAGAGTTGTGGCTTATAGCTAGCTCGTTCGATTTCCACCATACCCCAATTGCCAGTTGTGTGCGAGTTCTatataaaccaaacaaaacttaTCAAGAAGACACACTCAAACTCCAGCAACCAATAGCAAGCATCCCGATGAATATGCTTCACTTTGCCGTTCTCTTTGCTCTCCTgttttcttcctcctctcatGCAGCTGATTTCTGTGTTGCAAAACTAAAGGGTGCAGGAAGCCCTGCGGGGTACGCCTGCAGAATGCCCTCAAAGGTCACAGTCGATGATTTTGTGTTTACTGGCCTTGGCTTTGCTGGTAACACCACCAATATCATCAGTGCTGCTGTCACCCCAGCTTTTGTACAGCAATTTCCTGGTGTCAACGGGCTCGGTCTATCCATGGCTCGACTAGACATAGCGCCAGCTGGTGTTATCCCGATGCACACTCACCCTGGTGCATCCGAAATCTTATTCGTGGTGCAAGGAAAGATCACTGCTGGATTCATTTCCAGCTCGGCCAACACTGTTTACGTGAAGACTCTTAAGAAGGGTGACGTTATGGTGTTTCCACGAGGATTGCTTCACTTTCAAATCAATGCTGCTGGGATAAATGCAATCGCTGTTGTTAGCTTTAGTGACCCTGATCCTGGCCTCCAAATCACTGATTTTGCGTTCTTTGCCAACGACCTGTCCTCAGAACTGCTGGAGAAATCAACTTTTCTTGATGATGCTCAAGTTAAAAAGCTCAAGAAAGTTCTTGGTGGAACTGGCTAGGATTGCTAAAGTTGTTTCTTGCTAAGAATCCATTTCCTCATGTGTTATGTTTAGACTTATGTGGGTTGTGTTCTCATCAATTGTTTTCCCATTAgttaattttatggatttttgttATGATCTCGAGTGTAAAAGCTCCAATGCATTGTTTCTGGTCGCCAAATTTAGAGCACAAGAATCTAGTCTCAATTTCACATAAATAGTACAATCAACACATGTTCCTttctaagaataaaaagaaaataatgctGCAGGTTTCTACAGGTTTTTAAGCTCTtcaggaaatgaaaaaaaaaaaaaaaaacatcgtgGCCATAGATATCttgttcttcctcctcctcctcctccttcttcttagTACAATCACATTGCAGCTACTATTTTCTAGTTCTTCCttctttattttgagaaaatctctagcaagataTCTCTTTCTAAAATCTTTGCTTTACAAGTAGTCATTCTGTTTTGGTCCATTTTTATTAGAGTACCGTTATCTTTTTCTTATCATAACTTCTTGGTCATTTTCtatcttattttataagaagagctcctttttttttttttttttttttatgtgtgtgatttattttataCCACGGCGCCTTCTCTTGTCCAAGGATTTGTTTGCTTGCATTTAGCATCTCTTGACttcttctataatttttttaatgcaaggtCTCAATTATCTTGTTAATCTCTGTCATCTtgcacctcttttttttttcttttttttttttattctttggatGTCACTTGattatctatttaattttaaaatttctttcttggtaAACACATAGGCTCTAATCCCTTAAATCCCTGTTAAATCAAAGTAACTCTGGCATAAAGAGCTTTTTAGATAAGAGAAATTATTGAAGAAGCATGGTGTAAAAAACTCTTTCATATAGTAAGTCCTTGAACTCGAACTTATATTATAATactctcaatatatatatatatatatatatataatatatatatatatatatattttagtgtaGAGAATAATTCAAATGATTCAAAGAATAACCATATCATTAATACATTGCATACATAAAATTCCTTTGATAtagacttcaaaattaattctatcAACTAACAAGGCTCTTCAGGAAATGAAAAATTCCAAAAGACAACTGAGATTAATTCGTGTATTTTTGTGGGAGCTAATATGCCACCAGGGATAGGCCACTAGTCCCCGGACAGTGATAAGCTTATCCATTCTATTTTATGACATGAAAACTATATGCATGTGAACAAGAAGCATATATGCTATAAGATAtgtaaatcctttttttttaaaaaaaaaaaaaaaagatatgtaaATTCTTGAGCTTGAGGAGTGATTGTGATTTGGGTCGGGGGACAATGGGCTAGCTTTTATAAAGCACTGAATATATTAATTCCCCCTTTCTTAAGTGGATGCCCTAATTCAACGATCTCATGAACAAAATACTCGTAAGGCTTCTCTCTGCTAAAAACttttggaaaaaattatttaacattgtggatatatttacaaattatataaataagataaattttgtTAAGAAGCTAAGACCGTCAAACATATTGTATGATAAAACCATACTATTacattaaacttaaaatatatttatcaaataaaattagggGTCAATTGTTATAAATAGTCAAGATTTGAAAAGTCATTAAATTtagaccaatttttttttttttttctattttaagtatttttcctagttaactttatattttaattcacttttactaatcttttttattttttttttgttagtttagcTTTAAcccttatataaatataaaatagttaatatgttatttttttaatcacattattcaatttcagactttttaaaaaatatttgagttttCTCTAcctatttttctataatttagtATTATAACCTTAGTTTGAAAACTCAACTTTATTTACCTATAATTaacttaaaagtaaataaaaaacagctaaaatgaaaaacaaaaacattgagGCCATAGACTTGGTTCACTACCCATCCCTATAGTGTTTTGATtctattttcttagaaaaaaaaaatcaatgaacttGCATTTGAGGATAATATGGTCTTTTTGTATATGGTTCATTAATccttataaaattgaataaacaaCAATTaagtctttttactttttttaacatAGTAGAATTAGTGAattatccttaaaaataaaaaaaagtattgagtTGCCATCTAAggtcatttttatcttttattcttatttgtacggtcaaatgatgaaaacacccttgaaaaacaaaaaaggataaACTGTCACccataaactatttttttcctatcaatttgttttttgtttatttgttatatttatgtttttttgaaacaatcttctcatttaataaataaaaatataaaaaaattattgatgcaTATATAACATGCGATAGAGACTCTATCGCCTTCAGGTGACgtgtttggttttaaattttacaaaagaaaCAGCGAAAGTAATGTCCAGTACAGAATTAACAcatcagaaaacaaaaatcctGAGCTCCATGCTGATGATTATCTTATGCAGCACTGTTAAACTTAGATTCTTAACAATATTCTAGGAGTAGGATGATGGGGTTACACACATGATGATGAACTCcaaaaactttgaaattttgttctCATCGCTACCTTTTAACTGTGTTTATAGCCATGAAATAGAAATTGGCTGCACGGATTTCGAGCATTCCTGATTAGTGCAACTCATAAAAGAGCAAGGTTCTGGAACGTCATATTTTTACAGAGATGCAAATTAATCACAAGATTCACAACACGAGGAAGTCCCACATCCGAATTATGTAAATTCTGTATGTATTCTTCTGTAATTGATTGCGCTAATCTTTTATATTTCTCTGTTTGTGAGCTGATTTAAGATTTTGCAGTTGTTTCCACAGTATTTTTCTTAGCTGCCTCGCAGATTTAATGCAAAAAACGAAAAGAAGAGGTAAAAAGAAAGGACTTGGTTACAGACAGCAGGTGAAAGTTGCTATTTTTACCTGAAAACAACATTGGAAGAGTCAAACTGAGAATTGATTCTACTTTGGGCTCAAGCCTACAGCAAGATTGCTCTGAACAAACTCGAAGCAACAATGGTACAAAACAGAACGAAACATAAAGTTGAGATTTTAAATTAGCAAAGACAGAGTTTGCCGTCTCTTAAGAACCCAAATAGTCAACACCAATCGCAATTCCCCAAGCTGCTTCTCCAAACCTCATTGGTGCATGGATCTCAACAACCATGACTTAACAAGAGAATAagttaataacaaaaacaaaacaagagttTACGTTCTCCGATCTCTGTCTCCTGCAGGCTGTAGCCTTAAATAAAACATCACATCCTCCAAAGGAACAGCGCACCATCCGTAATAGTTTATGCTCCCTACCGTCTCCTTCCAAAAAATATTGCTATCGCATCGCATTATTTTAAGCACATTGTTGAAGAAATCAAGTCTACGAGCTCTGTCCTCTCCTCCATACACCTTTTCCGTTCTGTGTCGAGCAGAAAATGACCATTGAAGGATCAGAGCCAAACCAGGCATCAGATCCCATATTGGATTGGCTAGAGGATTCCGTGTCATTCCTACCATCTTTCTTGGATGATCCGTACAACGCAGCCGACATCAATCCCTATCAATGGTGGGAGCAAGCAGAAGAGATTTGCCAGGATCTAGccaacaccaacaccaacaccaGTCTCAGCAGCAGCACAGCCACAAGCACCACCACAAATATCAATACAACTAGCCTAATATCACCGAATAATCCCACCATATCTAATCATCCACCAACGTCCACTTCAAACAAGAAACGGAAAGATCCTGAAGACCCCGTTCCCAAAACATCCCGTAATCATAATCAGAGAAGGAATCTGAATCATCGGATAAACAAGGAAGAGCAAGATGGTGAAGCAGTAGTTGGAGAAGTGGTGGCAgtgaaaaaatcaaatggaaacaAGAAGAGCACCAACAAGAGCACATGTAATAACTCAAATAACGGTAACAAGAAGGAAGGAAGATGGGCAGAACAGTTACTTAACCCCTGTGCAGCTGCTATTACTACCGGAAACTTGTCACGCGTACAACACCTTCTCTATGTGCTCCATGAGCTAGCCTCCCCAACTGGCGATGCTAACCACCGGCTAGCAGCTCATGGTCTTCGAGCGCTCACACATCACCTATCATCCTCGTCAACTTTGTCCTCGGCATCCATAGGAACCGTTACTTTCGCTTCTACTGAGCCAAAGCTCTTTCAAAAAGCTTTACTCAAATTCTACGAGGTCAGTCCTTGGTTTGCCTTCCCTAATAACATTGCAAATGCCTCTATCCTTCAAGTTCTTGGACAAGAACAAGATCCCACGCGAATCCTTCATATTCTTGATATTGGGGTCTCCCATGGTGTGCAGTGGCCTACACTTCTTGAGGCCTTGACTCGCCGGCCTGGAGGACCTCCTCCTCTAGTACGCATCACAGTCATCACTGCCACCACTGAAAATGATCAAAGCACTGAGCCCCCCTTTTCAATAGGTCCGCCAGGAGACAATTTTCCCTCAAGACTACTTGGTTTTGCTAAGTTCATGAACATCAATTTGGAAATCAAGAGACTTGATGGCTACCCATTACAAAAACTTAGTGGAAGAATAATAGACGCCAAACCTGAAGAAGCCTTAATAGTCTGTGCGCAATTCAGACTCCATCATTTAAACCACAACACACCAGATGAAAGAACTGAGTTCTTGAGAGTTTTGAGAAGGTTGGAGCCAAAAGGCGTGATACTCAACGAAAACAATATGGATTGTAGCTGCAACAGTTGTGGGGATTTTGCAACAGGATTCTCACGGAGAGTAGAGTATTTATGGAGGTTTTTGGACTCAACAAGCTCAGCTTTCAAAGGGCGAGAGAGTGAAGAAAGACGGATGATGGAAGGAGAGGGGTCAAAGGCCTTGACAAATCGTGGAGAAATGAATGAAGGGATAGATAAATGGTGCGAGAGGATGGAAGGAGTGGGATTTGTAGGCGAGATGTTTGGAGAAGATGCCATTGACGGAGCTCGTGCACTGTTGAGGAAGTATGATGGTAACTGGGAGATGAGAACGGAAGGGAAAGATGGGTACGTGGGGCTATGGTGGAAAGGGCAACCTGTTTCTTTCTGTTCATTATGGAAATTGGATATGAAAGGACGTGACAGTTAAAAACATTGCAAGTACTTTTGCTCATCTTCTTCATGTAAATGTtccgtttttttatttttcatttcgtAAATTTAACGAATATAATAAAACTCTATGTCAGAGGCTGGTGGTGCAGTCCTGTGTTTATGTATTACGTAAGTGCAGCTAAAACCATTTGCTTCTTCTGGGCAAACCAACGCCAACTTAACCAGTACGCACATGAAATGTCCATTGAAGTTAAAAATCAGCGATTATGGAAcctatttgaaattataattccATGCTTCTTAGACTTCTCTCATCttcctttcttgtttttcttgtaaaaCACTGACAAATTCCACTCCAATCCAATCTCGACCTTCCTCCCATAATAGATGGAGAATGAGGTACGGACCAGTCAATTGGTT
This region of Populus alba chromosome 3, ASM523922v2, whole genome shotgun sequence genomic DNA includes:
- the LOC118038031 gene encoding auxin-binding protein ABP19a, which produces MNMLHFAVLFALLFSSSSHAADFCVAKLKGAGSPAGYACRMPSKVTVDDFVFTGLGFAGNTTNIISAAVTPAFVQQFPGVNGLGLSMARLDIAPAGVIPMHTHPGASEILFVVQGKITAGFISSSANTVYVKTLKKGDVMVFPRGLLHFQINAAGINAIAVVSFSDPDPGLQITDFAFFANDLSSELLEKSTFLDDAQVKKLKKVLGGTG
- the LOC118038032 gene encoding protein NODULATION SIGNALING PATHWAY 1; amino-acid sequence: MTIEGSEPNQASDPILDWLEDSVSFLPSFLDDPYNAADINPYQWWEQAEEICQDLANTNTNTSLSSSTATSTTTNINTTSLISPNNPTISNHPPTSTSNKKRKDPEDPVPKTSRNHNQRRNLNHRINKEEQDGEAVVGEVVAVKKSNGNKKSTNKSTCNNSNNGNKKEGRWAEQLLNPCAAAITTGNLSRVQHLLYVLHELASPTGDANHRLAAHGLRALTHHLSSSSTLSSASIGTVTFASTEPKLFQKALLKFYEVSPWFAFPNNIANASILQVLGQEQDPTRILHILDIGVSHGVQWPTLLEALTRRPGGPPPLVRITVITATTENDQSTEPPFSIGPPGDNFPSRLLGFAKFMNINLEIKRLDGYPLQKLSGRIIDAKPEEALIVCAQFRLHHLNHNTPDERTEFLRVLRRLEPKGVILNENNMDCSCNSCGDFATGFSRRVEYLWRFLDSTSSAFKGRESEERRMMEGEGSKALTNRGEMNEGIDKWCERMEGVGFVGEMFGEDAIDGARALLRKYDGNWEMRTEGKDGYVGLWWKGQPVSFCSLWKLDMKGRDS